In a single window of the Cucumis melo cultivar AY chromosome 11, USDA_Cmelo_AY_1.0, whole genome shotgun sequence genome:
- the LOC127144016 gene encoding uncharacterized protein LOC127144016 produces the protein MNRFVEHQMLTTFKEFRANCHRHFKKYSDPEEARANPPNALVGRDEDWHFLCDHYISRAFQKQSRTNKAARQKQPYNHSSGSKSFLQRQYELAERRGQPIDRVELFRETHVRAGTFVSQAAEDAHNQMLELQSQPTPEGSQPLSEDEICDQVLGRRPGYSKGLGWGPKPKARRTASASSSSTSCSQSTQKEIELQAKLHEALERIEVQDRNHQALASQVEAMKKMIEDLTRAQQGPPHDP, from the exons atgaacaggtttgttgagcatcagatgctcacgacctttaaagagttccgggctaactgtcatagacatttcaaaaagtacagcgacccggaggaggctcgtgccaacccaccaaacgcattggttggacgtgatgaggattggcacttcctctgcgaccattatatcagccgtgcattccag AAGCAATCACGaacaaacaaggctgctagacagaagcagccttacaatcatagtagcgggtccaagtcgtttctacaacgacagtatgagctcgctgaaagaagagggcagccgatcgatcgtgtggagttgttccgagaaacacacgttcgagctgggacattcgtgtcgcaggccgccgaggatgcgcat aatcaaatgctggaactccaatcccagcctaccccagagggtagtcagccactctctgaggatgagatatgcgatcaggtgttaggtagacgaccaggctactcaaaaggccttggttggggacccaagccgaaggcccgcagaacggcaagtgcaagtagttcgtcgacatcttgttcgcagtccacacaaaaagagattgaattacaagctaaacttcatgaagctttggaacggattgaagtacaagatagaaatcaccaagcattagcttcacaagtggaagctatgaaaaagatgattgaagacctaactcgtgcacaacagggaccaccacatgatccctag
- the LOC127144015 gene encoding uncharacterized protein LOC127144015: protein MDKGWMKLRNKLSLEYRHGVTQFLEFAKFHVDAYGRLRCPCKRCLNLNWRSLEGVERHLLTIGISPYYTEWVYHGESLSYRGTENFEKGTSSNPFNEGTSSTQFNEEGDIFGMLNDLQAPIEHEEEIEEFRLEDEMAMNVGVNIDENTTNNIFQDLLNQARNELYPGCSEFSSLNFLVKLMHVKVLNGWSNKSFDMLLELLRAAFPMCNSTIPSSFYEEKRKLRDLGLGYETIHACKYDCVLYWKEFADLQHCPTCGEARYKVNHNRGKKFRIRYCATFLWYLDYSACLYRRKGLLT from the coding sequence atggataagggttggatgaaacttagaaataagttatcccttgagtatagacatggagtgacccaatttttagaatttgccaaatttcacgttgatgcttacggacgattgaggtgtccatgcaagagatgtttgaatttaaattggagatcattagagggtgtggaaagACATCTGCTGACTAtaggaatatccccctactacacagaatgggtgtatcatggagagtcattaagctatagaggtacagaaaactttgagaaaggaactagtagtaatccttttaatgaaggaactagtagtacacaatttaatgaagaaggtgatatctttggtatgctaaatgatttacaagcccctattgaacatgaagaggaaatagaggaatttcgtttggaagatgaaatggcgatgaatgttggggtaaatatagatgaaaatacaacaaataatatatttcaggacttattgaatcaagcacgtaatgagttgtaccccggttgttctgaattttcgtcgttgaattttttggttaagttgatgcatgtgaaagttctaaatggttggagtaacaagtcgttcgacatgttgttagaacttttaagagcagcgtttccaatgtgtaatagtactattcctagttcattttatgaagaaaaacgaaaacttcgtgacttgggcttgggatacgagactattcacgcgtgcaagtatgattgtgtattgtattggaaagagtttgctgatttgcaacattgtcctacatgtggcgaggctaggtacaaggttaatcataatagagggaaaaaattccgcataaggtattgcgccactttcctttggtacctagattacagcgcttgtttgtatcgcaggaagggtctgctgacatga